A segment of the Echinicola strongylocentroti genome:
TTTCCAGGGTGGATGAGCAGGATGTGAAGAAAGTGGATTTGCATGATGGAATTGACAGTACGTTGATATTGCTCAATAGTACAATGGGGCGTATTGAGGTGGAAAAACATTTTGGAGAAATTCCCATGGTGGAATGCCTGGCTGGTAAGATCAATCAAGTGTTCATGAACATTATCAGCAATGCTATCCAAGCGCTTAATGAACAGGGTAGTAGCAACGCTCGTCCGGCCATTACCATCTCTACAGAAACCGTGGATGAAAGAATTAGTATAAAAATAGCGGACAATGGCCCAGGGATGCCCGACCATGTTAAGGAAAGGGTGTTCGAGCCGTTTTTTACCACCAAGGCGGTAGGGAAAGGTACTGGTCTTGGTTTGTCCATTGTCTATAAAATAATTGAAAACCACCAAGGGACATTAGAGGTGTTCTCCGGAGAAGGAGAAGGGACCACTTTTGTAATTACATTGCCTATATATCAAAAAACACCAAGGAATGAGCAGTAAAATACATGTTTTATATTTAGACGATGAGCATAATAACCTCAATTCTTTTAAGGCCAGTCTAAGGAGGGATTTTAAGATTTTCACTGCTATAAATGCCGAAGAAGGATTGGCGATTGCAGCGAAGGAAGATGTCCATGTGGTGATAGCTGACCAACGAATGCCTGGGATGACTGGGGTGGAGTTTTTTGAGGAACTGATGAGGTTTAAGCCTGAGCCGATACGGATACTGCTCACGGGCTATTCCGATATTTCCAGCGTGATCGATGCGATCAATAAGGGTGAAGTCTATCGGTTTATTGATAAGCCTTGGAACTTGGAGCAAATCAAAAATGCGGTAAAGAATGCGGCGGATATTTATTTTACCCGACAGGAGCTAAAAGAAAAAAATACCCGGCTGGAAAAAATGCACTCCGAAATGAACCAGTTCGTATACAGTCTCTCTCATGAACTAAGAGGGCCACTGATGAGTATTTCGGGGGTTTCGAAGCTTGCTAAAATGGAATGTGGAGACGCGACGATTTTGGAGTACTTTGATATGATCGATTCAGCAACAGTGAAGTTGGATGACTTTATTTATAAGATGTTGGATTTTTATCGGTCAACAAAAATCGATAATGTCGTTACCAGTATAAATTTTGAAGAACTTCTGGCGCAGCAATATGAGGCTTATGCCAATAAGTGGGATTTGGATGATGTGAATGTAGAAACGGTTATCCATCAGAATAATTCCTTTAATTCTGATGAAGCTAAACTAAGGGTGGTGTTCAATAACCTGTTTAGCAATGCGTATAAGTTTCAACATGAAGAAAACCCTGACAAGTATATTAAAATCCAGGTAGATGTCCTAGAAGGGAAGGCCATCATACAGGTGGAAGATAACGGGATAGGAATAGATGAAAAATACCAAGCAGAGGTGTTTGAACTGTTTCATCGGGCTACACAAAAAAATGTAGGGTCTGGCATAGGACTTTATATGGTGAAAGAGTCTGTGGAGCAACTCAAGGGAAGTATAGAGCTGGATTCCCAAGTGGGCAATGGTACTTTGTTTAAGATTACAATTCCATCCTTGTAAAAAAAAGCCCTCGAACGAGGGCTTTTAAAATAAGGACGATTAATCTCCAAAACTAAATATAACATTGACTTCGTCAGTGAGCTTCTGTTCTTCAGGTGAAAATGATGGCTCCTGGTCAGCAGCCATGCTTTTTTCCACCCTCATGTATTGCATTTGAACGGGACGGGGAAATGTGATGGGGGTATTGGAGGAATAATTGATACTGGCAACAGAGAGGTGGTCCAGTGACATGGTGGAAGCGATCAATTCAGCCTTTTCCCTTGCATCGTGCAGCGCTTCTTCAAGAAGTTGGGCTTCGTATTTTTCGGCCATTTTTTCGGAGATGGAAAAATTGACGTCAAACATGATTTTCTCATTTTTATTTAAGACTTCGACCACCTTGACCAAGTCTTCAAGGGGATTGGAGAGCGTGACCTTTAGGTTTTGGCTGGCTACATATCCGCTGTCTTTACTTGTACCTTTGGTATAAATCCTGTTGACGTTTACAGTGTAGTTGCTGGTGGTCAATTCGTAATCTTTGACTTTGCTGTTTTTAAGTTGAGCTTCGATTTCGTTGGTTTTTTTGTTGAGCATAGCAGAAGCATCAGATGCTTTCATTGCCTTGTTTTTTAGTCTTACATTGATGATGGCTTCATCAGGTTTGATGGAGATTTCACTTTTTCCGGTTACTGCAATATGATGTTCACTGGCTTTTGACTGGGCATTGACAGTGGTGCACCCTGTCCAGATCACTGCGATAATTAAAAGTACTTTTTTCATATCTAGTAGTTAGTTTTAATACCTATACGGCAAAACATAAGCCAATATGACAGCGCTGTTAAAAAATATAATAAATTCAGCTTTTTTTGTTTTGTTAACTACGTAAATGGCAGTAATTTGCCATCCGTAAAATTTTGCAATAAAAAGTAAAAAAGTTTTTAATATGATTAATCCATGGCATGATGTCCAGATAGGAGAAGATGCTCCTGAGTATGTACAAGGCATCATTGAGATTCCCAAAGGCAGTAAAGGAAAGTATGAGCTGGATAAGAAGACCGGCATGCTGATGTTGGACAGGGTTTTGTTTTCTGCTGTTCATTATCCTGCAAACTATGGCTTTATCCCTCAGACTTTTTGTGAAGACCATGATCCATTGGACATATTGATCATGTCCCAGATCGATATTCCTTCCATGACTTTGGTAAAAGCAAAAGTGATCGGTGTAATGAGGATGATCGATGGTGGTGAGGCTGATGATAAGATCATCGCTGTAGCTGCTGATGATCAGTCAGTAAACTATATCAATGATATAGATGAGCTTCCTCCTTACCTGATGAAAGAGATCCACCGCTTCTTTGAGGACTACAAAAAGCTGGAAAACAAAGAGGTGAAAGTAGAAGATTTCCTAGGAAAAGAAGACGCCATGAGAATCGTAAATGAGAGTGTGGAGCTCTACGATAAGAACTTCCGGACAAAAAAATAAACTAAAAGCCATCGAAAGATGGCTTTTTTTATGGATCCCTGTATGTTTAGCTTAGCTAAGTGATAACTAAAGTTGGCACTGATGGTCTGCCAACGCTTTATTTTTTGTATTTTGCGGCTTAGTAAATGAGAACTACATGTCCAATTTTGATCATATAAGACCGTTTTATGATACTGAAGTGAATCAAGCCATCAGAGAGATCAGTGATGATCCCATGATGAAAGCTATTATGAACTTCACGTTTCCTGAAATGGAAGAAAAGGAATGGAAGAAGGAGCTGAACAGAACGTACTCTATTCGTGATTTTCAGATTAACTTCATCTATCCGGCCATTGAAATGGTGCTGAAGCGGAGTAGCCAAGGATTGACCTATTCGGGGTTGCATCAGCTTGATCAGCATGTCCCGTATTTATTTATCTCCAATCACAGAGACATCATTCTAGATACATCTTTGCTTAATTATGTCCTTTTTAATAACGGGCTGATGATGACTTCTTCTGCTATCGGAGATAATCTGGTGAAGCGACCTTTGCTGATGACCTTGTCTCGTCTGACGCGTAACTTTATGGTGCAGCGAGGGCTTTCTGCCAGGGAATTATTGGAGAGCTCAAAGCTTATGTCAGCATATATCCAAGACCTGCTGTTTCATGAAAACAGGTCCGTTTGGATTGCGCAGCGGGAAGGACGGACCAAAGATGGAAATGACGCTACCCAAAAGGGGGTGCTGAAGATGATTTCCATGGCGAGGGGAGAAGTCAAGGAAATGGAATATTTCAAAAAAATACACATCGTCCCAGTGTCTATCTCCTATGAATACGACCCCACCGATGTGCTAAAAATGCCTGAACTAATGGCCAAATCCCGGTCAGAAGTTTATGTAAAGCATGAAAATGAAGATTTTAATACCATCCTTAACGGGATCATGGGACAAAAAAAGCGGATTCACGTCCATGTGGATAAGCCCTTGGATGGGGAAATCGATAAAATCATCAAAAGCGGAGAGGCTGCCAATAAACAATTCCAATACCTGTGTGAAGTAATAGATCAGAAAATTGTCTCCAACTACAAGTTGTGGCCGACCAATTTTATTGCGCATGACCTACATCACGGTGGAGAACAATACCGTGATAAATATACCAAGGAAGAACGTGAAGAATTTCAATCGCGTATGGCCAAGGGGATAGATCTACAGGATGAGGTGGCTGTGAAGAATTTTCTTTCCATGTATGCCAATCCAGTGACCAACCAAGAAGCATTGAAGGTCAAGTCCTGACCAGTTAAGTTTGTTTAACGCGGTTTATGGGCGTGAGCGTAGTAGAAGAGGAAGGCTGGTCATCGGCGGCATTCCAATAGGCCAGTTTTTGGCAGTTGGTGATCTCCAAGGTGTAAAAGTCAAATTCTTCAGTGATTTTCCCTTTCAATAAATAAATGCCACGTCCCGTCAAAGGGAATCTTTTGACAATAGGCGGGAAGTGTACCGTGTCAATCCAGAGTCCGTCCCTGTCCAAGAAAGTACCAAAATTCATCACATCACCTTTGACGGTTCTGGTATATTTTACAGTGACCAGGTACCCGAGCAGTTGGACTTCCTTGCCGACAAAGCGGCCAATGTCCTTTGCTTTTTGGGAGGGGAAGTGTTGCTCTTTGAGCAATAGGAAGGGATCGTCCACTGGGAATTCCATGATTTCTAATTGGTCTAGGATGTCTTGCCGTGGATCATTGGTTTCTAATTGAGGAACTTGGAGTTCTCGGAGGTTGATTTGGCGGAAAAGGTGGTTGGTGGACGTCTTGTTTTTTCGTTTGTTGGTAATAAAATGTGCTTCCCACAGCAGTGCCTGCTTGGTTTTGGAAGTAAATCGAAAGGCTTCTATCCTGATCAGGATCAGTAATTGTTCGAGACTGATACTTACCCGGTTGATAAAATCCCTGAGATCCGAAAATGGGCCTTCTAGGGTGCGGTTATGCAAGATGCTGTTGGTGATTTCTTTTTGTAAGTATTTTAGGTGGATAAAGCCTAGGTAAACGGTTGTGCCTTTGATGGAGGTGAGTTGTTCGCTTTCATTAATATGGGGGAGCTGGACATCTGCATTATAGGATTGAAGTTCCCTGATGTAGAATTCGGTTTTGTAAAACCCTCCAAAATTATTAATGACTCCCACCATGAATTCCAAAGGAAAGTGGGCTTTCAGGTAAAGGCTCTGGTAGCTTTCTACGGCAAATGAGGCCGAGTGGCCCTTGGCAAATGAATATCCTGCAAAACTCTCGATTTGATACCATACCTCATTTGTGGTTTTTTTGTCACGGCCTTTATTGAGGGATTTTTTAAAAAAACTTGCCTTTACCTTGGTGAATTCTTCCCTGGACCGAAACTTTCCGCTCATGCCCCTCCTCAGTACATCCGCCTCGTCAAAAGACAATCCTGCATAATAGTGGGCCACTTTGATGACATCTTCTTGATATACCATGATGCCGTAAGTTTCGGGCATCAGGTCGTAAAGGATGGGGTGCGCCCTGGACTTTCGCAAATCCGGAGTGCGATGGCGTAGGATGTATTCACGCATCATACCAGAGCGTGCCACCCCCGGTCTGATGATGGAGCTGGCCGCTACCAGCCCTAAGTATTCATCTACTTTAAGTTTGGCCAATAACATGCGCATAGCTGGGGATTCTACGTAAAACGCACCGATCGTGTGCCCTCTCCTTAGGTGCTCTTTTACTTTTGTGTCTTTTTTGAAGTCAGCAATGCGGTGGATATCAATATGTTTGCCTTGGTTCTTTTGGATGATTGCTAAGCTGTCCCGGATATGTCCTAGTCCACGCTGACTGAGGATGTCGAATTTGGCGAAACCGATTTCTTCAGCCGTGACCATGTCAAAATGTGAAATGGGATAGCCTTTTGGGGGAAGGTCGGTAGCGGTGTAGTAATGGATGGGGTGTTGGGAAATCAAGATACCGCCGGCATGGATGCTGAGATGGCTGGGCATTCCTTGGAGCAGGTGGCTGTACTTGAGTACTAGCTGGCCGATGCGGTCAGGAATATAATTGCCTGGCTTGGATACATGATTGATCAATGCTTCAATGTCCGTTTTGGGCAGGCCAAAAACTTTACCCAATTCACGAATGGATGAATTGATTTGGAAGGTGTTGTGTGTAGCTAGCAAGCAAACATGTTCGTGTCTGTCAGTGTTGTATTCGTTGAAAATGTGCTCAATGACGTGGTCACGATCACGCCAGGAAAAATCAATATCAAAGTCCGGCGGAGAGGACCTGTACAGGTTGATAAAACGCTCAAAATACAGGTCAAGTTCAATAGGATCCACATCCGTAATGTACAAGCAATAAGCTACCATGCTGTTGGCGCCACTGCCCCTGCCGACATAGTAAAAGCCCTCTCGTCGGGCATAAGTTATGATTTCATGGTTGATGAGAAAGTAGGAGACAAAATTCTTCTGTTGGATAATGTCCAGTTCTTTTTGGATACGGGCTTCTTGGGTGGGTGAAAGGACCTTGCCATATCGCTGTCGGGCACCTTTATAGGCCAGCAGGTGTAGTCTGTTGACATCTGCTTGGGAGGAGCCGAAGAGGGAGGCCTTGTTTTCTACTTTTCGGTACTCGTGATCAAAATGACAGCTTGCGAGCAGTTCTTGTGTTTGCTGGAGCAACCAATACTGCTGATCGCAGCGTTCTGTTAATTCCAATGTGCTGTAAAATCGGTCGGATAGATCTGCCTGTTCCGATGTTGGGAGTTTGCTCAAGAGGGTGTTCAGCTCGATGCAGCGCAATAGACGATGGATATTGAAAGATTGTTGAGAGTGGAAGGTGGCAGGCTGCAGGAGGACCCAGCGGTGCTTTTGTGCTGCCCAAGAGGAACGTAGCGCCTTTTTGATCTGGTAGGGATGGATACCGATGTATTCATGGGATTGTAATTCGAAATAGGTTTGCCCAAAAGGATAGATGACTGCAGTGTGCTGCCATTCAGGCGCTTTTTCTGGGATGGCTGTTTTTTTTCTTTTATGGTAAGATAGGTGCTTGTTCATTTCCCAAAACCCATGATGGTTCCTTGCCAAGCCGATGTATTGCTGTTGGATACCGTTCCTGAAGTCAATGCCAATGACTGGGTGCATGCCAGCTGATTTTGCTGCTTTGATAAATGGATAAACGGCTGCGGTACAGTTGATGTCAGTAAGTGCCAGACAGCGAACACCTTTTGCTCGGGCTTGCTCTACCAGCTCCTGTACGGACAGGGTTCCGTATCGAAAACTGAAGTGGGAATGGCAATTGATGTACATGGTTATGAGTGCCTTATATTGATGGTGTAAATATATGGGTTTATTTTATGAACTAAAAAATGTTTGTTTTGTAAACTATTTATAACCCCCTAAAAATGAAATGCTGCTAGTCTCCTTATTTGCACGAAAGCTTGTCTTTTTTTGTAATAATGGACGAGGCAGGCCCCACTGATAGATGACTGGAACTTAAACCCCGAATTCAATGCGGGGTGAAATGAAAGGGGGCTCGGTGAGATGCTGAGGGCGAACGCATTTAAAAAAGTGTCCCAGTTTGAATATATCTGCCGTTCCTATGGAATTTAGCTTCATATGCTTTATTGGACTTTCCTACTTTTTCCCCCGAAAGCTTTCGGGGCAGGCTATTGATGAAAAAGTAGGCAAAAAATCTAGGCCATGGAGCATTCTTCGCATTAAGTGGTTAGGTTTACGAGTACGAATTCGGTTGCCTTAATTTGATTTTGTGCTAGTTGCTATGGGCTAAAAATGAGTGGATCTCGCTTGTCCACTGCACGAGCTAACTCATTTTCTTAACGCCCCCATCAACTGTCCCAAAACCGAATGCTCCAAAGGCCGAATAATGGACTCTCAGTGACTACTTCGTTTCTATGAGACTGAGTGTTGCGTTACGGATACACATAAACTTATCTAAACCATTCTCCCCACTTGGGCAGATAGGTGCGGTGGATTATTCGTCCTTTAGACCAATTGATGCTCGTGCTCTTTCAGTATTTGCCGGGAGAGGTTGCTGCTATTCCTAATGTACAAACTGCGGTAAAGTGCCAGCGGCACGATAAATTTAGTAACCTGGGGATTCATCCGCAGGACGTTAAGCACTCATCAGCCTCCAGAAGGAGTGCCAGCGGCACGGATGATAGCTGCCCTACACGAAATTAATACTAAATGTGTTTGCCTTGGTGAGATGCTGGAAATAGAGGGGAATGATAGGCTTTTTTATTATCTTTGTGTCAGCAAAAAAAATGGTGAATATGAAGAGTAAAGGAGCTGCGATCTTGGCTGCAAAGTGCCCCAAATGCCATAAAGGAAATGTTTTTCCTGTTTCGCTTTTTAGCTTTAGAAAACTGTCAAAGGTCAATGCCCACTGCCCGCATTGCGGTGTTTCTTTGGAGCCAGAGCCGGATTTTTATTATGGAGCCATGTACATCAGCTATGCATTGTCCGTGGGGCTGTTGATCAATGTGATGATCATTCTCAATTTTTTCTTTGGAGACCCTGATCTTTGGGTTTATTTGGTATCGGTAGCGGTGGCCAATGTCCTGCTGTTACCGGTGATGTTGCGCTATTCAAAAGTGCTGTATTTATATGTTGCTGGAAAGCTCAGGTACGACCCAAGTGCGTGATTTTTCTGGAGATCAAGGTGTCCTTTGACCCGATTTATGCTCGCTGAAGACCATTAGTCCAGGGGGGAGGGAGGACACGTTTGCTTTGATGGTGAAGTAGGATGTTTACCATCTTTTAAGGTATTTCTTTGGATGCCACATCAGTTTGTTGAGGCTGATGGTAATGCCCGTGAGCAGTAATAGCGCAGGAAGGCCTCCGAGGTTGGAAAGCATTTTTACCCCATCTATACCGGCAAAGGTGATCATGATCCATGCCAAAAGGCCGACCAGCATCCCCCATACCACTTTTAGGGTAGTGTCCGAATCGAAATCCTCTAAGGAGAATTTTTTCATGCTCAGTGAAGCCATTGCCTCCGTGCTGGAGTCGGCCGCAGTGACATAACTGATGAACATGGCAATGACAAAAGCTGGGCGTAGGATTTCTGTGTGGCCGATATTTCCAAATACCTCATAGATGATGGACTCTGGTCCTGAAGTTTCCAATAGGTTCTTGAATAGTTCAGGAGACTGGGAGGCGTAGTACAAAGTGCTTCCTCCGAAAATACTCATCCAGAAAAGACAAAAACAGGCCGGTAACAGCCAGGTGAAAAGTAAAAATTCCCTAACGGTTCTTCCATAGGCTATTTTGCCCAGAAATAAGGCG
Coding sequences within it:
- a CDS encoding hybrid sensor histidine kinase/response regulator, with the protein product MSSKIHVLYLDDEHNNLNSFKASLRRDFKIFTAINAEEGLAIAAKEDVHVVIADQRMPGMTGVEFFEELMRFKPEPIRILLTGYSDISSVIDAINKGEVYRFIDKPWNLEQIKNAVKNAADIYFTRQELKEKNTRLEKMHSEMNQFVYSLSHELRGPLMSISGVSKLAKMECGDATILEYFDMIDSATVKLDDFIYKMLDFYRSTKIDNVVTSINFEELLAQQYEAYANKWDLDDVNVETVIHQNNSFNSDEAKLRVVFNNLFSNAYKFQHEENPDKYIKIQVDVLEGKAIIQVEDNGIGIDEKYQAEVFELFHRATQKNVGSGIGLYMVKESVEQLKGSIELDSQVGNGTLFKITIPSL
- a CDS encoding SIMPL domain-containing protein gives rise to the protein MKKVLLIIAVIWTGCTTVNAQSKASEHHIAVTGKSEISIKPDEAIINVRLKNKAMKASDASAMLNKKTNEIEAQLKNSKVKDYELTTSNYTVNVNRIYTKGTSKDSGYVASQNLKVTLSNPLEDLVKVVEVLNKNEKIMFDVNFSISEKMAEKYEAQLLEEALHDAREKAELIASTMSLDHLSVASINYSSNTPITFPRPVQMQYMRVEKSMAADQEPSFSPEEQKLTDEVNVIFSFGD
- a CDS encoding inorganic diphosphatase, whose product is MINPWHDVQIGEDAPEYVQGIIEIPKGSKGKYELDKKTGMLMLDRVLFSAVHYPANYGFIPQTFCEDHDPLDILIMSQIDIPSMTLVKAKVIGVMRMIDGGEADDKIIAVAADDQSVNYINDIDELPPYLMKEIHRFFEDYKKLENKEVKVEDFLGKEDAMRIVNESVELYDKNFRTKK
- a CDS encoding 1-acyl-sn-glycerol-3-phosphate acyltransferase yields the protein MSNFDHIRPFYDTEVNQAIREISDDPMMKAIMNFTFPEMEEKEWKKELNRTYSIRDFQINFIYPAIEMVLKRSSQGLTYSGLHQLDQHVPYLFISNHRDIILDTSLLNYVLFNNGLMMTSSAIGDNLVKRPLLMTLSRLTRNFMVQRGLSARELLESSKLMSAYIQDLLFHENRSVWIAQREGRTKDGNDATQKGVLKMISMARGEVKEMEYFKKIHIVPVSISYEYDPTDVLKMPELMAKSRSEVYVKHENEDFNTILNGIMGQKKRIHVHVDKPLDGEIDKIIKSGEAANKQFQYLCEVIDQKIVSNYKLWPTNFIAHDLHHGGEQYRDKYTKEEREEFQSRMAKGIDLQDEVAVKNFLSMYANPVTNQEALKVKS
- a CDS encoding DNA polymerase III subunit alpha, with the translated sequence MYINCHSHFSFRYGTLSVQELVEQARAKGVRCLALTDINCTAAVYPFIKAAKSAGMHPVIGIDFRNGIQQQYIGLARNHHGFWEMNKHLSYHKRKKTAIPEKAPEWQHTAVIYPFGQTYFELQSHEYIGIHPYQIKKALRSSWAAQKHRWVLLQPATFHSQQSFNIHRLLRCIELNTLLSKLPTSEQADLSDRFYSTLELTERCDQQYWLLQQTQELLASCHFDHEYRKVENKASLFGSSQADVNRLHLLAYKGARQRYGKVLSPTQEARIQKELDIIQQKNFVSYFLINHEIITYARREGFYYVGRGSGANSMVAYCLYITDVDPIELDLYFERFINLYRSSPPDFDIDFSWRDRDHVIEHIFNEYNTDRHEHVCLLATHNTFQINSSIRELGKVFGLPKTDIEALINHVSKPGNYIPDRIGQLVLKYSHLLQGMPSHLSIHAGGILISQHPIHYYTATDLPPKGYPISHFDMVTAEEIGFAKFDILSQRGLGHIRDSLAIIQKNQGKHIDIHRIADFKKDTKVKEHLRRGHTIGAFYVESPAMRMLLAKLKVDEYLGLVAASSIIRPGVARSGMMREYILRHRTPDLRKSRAHPILYDLMPETYGIMVYQEDVIKVAHYYAGLSFDEADVLRRGMSGKFRSREEFTKVKASFFKKSLNKGRDKKTTNEVWYQIESFAGYSFAKGHSASFAVESYQSLYLKAHFPLEFMVGVINNFGGFYKTEFYIRELQSYNADVQLPHINESEQLTSIKGTTVYLGFIHLKYLQKEITNSILHNRTLEGPFSDLRDFINRVSISLEQLLILIRIEAFRFTSKTKQALLWEAHFITNKRKNKTSTNHLFRQINLRELQVPQLETNDPRQDILDQLEIMEFPVDDPFLLLKEQHFPSQKAKDIGRFVGKEVQLLGYLVTVKYTRTVKGDVMNFGTFLDRDGLWIDTVHFPPIVKRFPLTGRGIYLLKGKITEEFDFYTLEITNCQKLAYWNAADDQPSSSTTLTPINRVKQT
- a CDS encoding DUF983 domain-containing protein gives rise to the protein MKSKGAAILAAKCPKCHKGNVFPVSLFSFRKLSKVNAHCPHCGVSLEPEPDFYYGAMYISYALSVGLLINVMIILNFFFGDPDLWVYLVSVAVANVLLLPVMLRYSKVLYLYVAGKLRYDPSA